A stretch of Acidobacteriota bacterium DNA encodes these proteins:
- a CDS encoding VWA domain-containing protein, whose translation MRAISLFALALWVICVPGVSTAPVPPVPPVPSVPSVQQPQATFRTTTSLVEVDVVIHDKKGDFVGGLTAGDLQLFEDGKPQKIEQFYMVSHERGGQLIPVTGDQDVAPEDRARRIFVVMFDEGHLAHESLMRSKVGVSQFIKENIGPGDFGGIFQNGKMHNGRLTTSPAELLAGVNSVTVGFENRQSLLSTFREFPRIPSEIDAMRISEGSTEVARRVGLAVCQEDPQSCLLNGGLNQVENQIQQKSRLYVRQARILMYTTLQNLRYVVSRLSRIPGRKTLIFLTEGFFVEESRDDLLAIGADAARGGTTIYSIDGRGLIGAPSATSDALRVEAGRSTAFDSGEAAPFLLTSATGGLRIQNIDFISRAFNMVVRDTSTYYVIGYRPDNAVMDGKFRKIEVKANVSGVNVRSRKGYAAVALPPMQAIREGWK comes from the coding sequence ATGCGCGCCATATCCCTCTTTGCCCTCGCCCTCTGGGTGATCTGTGTCCCCGGAGTCTCAACCGCGCCAGTTCCGCCAGTTCCGCCAGTTCCGTCAGTTCCGTCAGTCCAGCAGCCTCAGGCCACCTTCCGCACCACCACGTCACTGGTCGAAGTGGATGTCGTCATTCACGACAAGAAGGGCGACTTTGTCGGCGGGTTGACGGCCGGCGACCTGCAACTGTTCGAAGACGGCAAGCCCCAGAAGATCGAACAGTTCTACATGGTGTCGCACGAGCGGGGCGGGCAGCTCATTCCCGTCACCGGCGACCAGGACGTGGCGCCTGAAGACCGGGCGCGGCGCATCTTCGTGGTCATGTTCGACGAGGGCCACCTCGCACACGAGTCTCTGATGCGCAGCAAGGTGGGCGTGAGCCAGTTCATCAAGGAGAACATTGGCCCGGGCGATTTTGGCGGGATCTTCCAGAACGGCAAGATGCACAACGGGCGCCTGACCACGAGCCCGGCCGAACTCCTGGCCGGCGTCAACAGCGTGACCGTCGGGTTCGAGAACCGCCAGTCGCTGCTCTCGACGTTTCGCGAGTTCCCGAGGATCCCGAGCGAGATCGACGCCATGCGCATCTCGGAGGGCTCCACCGAGGTGGCGCGACGCGTGGGTCTGGCCGTCTGCCAGGAAGACCCGCAGTCGTGCCTGCTCAACGGCGGCTTGAACCAGGTGGAAAACCAGATCCAGCAGAAATCGCGACTCTACGTCCGCCAGGCGCGCATCCTGATGTACACGACGCTGCAGAACCTGCGTTATGTGGTCAGCCGCCTCAGCCGGATCCCCGGCCGGAAGACCCTGATCTTCCTCACGGAAGGGTTCTTCGTCGAGGAATCGCGCGACGACCTGCTGGCCATCGGCGCGGACGCGGCCCGCGGCGGGACGACGATCTACTCGATCGATGGACGCGGCCTGATTGGCGCGCCCTCTGCGACATCGGACGCACTGCGCGTGGAAGCCGGCCGGTCTACCGCTTTTGACAGCGGCGAGGCCGCGCCGTTCCTGCTCACGTCGGCCACGGGCGGCCTGCGCATCCAGAACATCGACTTCATCAGCCGGGCGTTCAACATGGTCGTGCGCGACACCAGCACCTACTACGTGATTGGGTATCGTCCCGACAACGCCGTGATGGACGGCAAGTTCCGCAAGATTGAAGTGAAGGCGAACGTGTCGGGCGTCAATGTCCGCTCGCGCAAGGGCTATGCAGC
- a CDS encoding tetratricopeptide repeat protein, whose amino-acid sequence MRRPRDYFFDLALSWIGEHPHRAVFLFLKKFGYVFHAQHVALPYSYPFFAYDANTALRFYAIGPWLLMPLGVVGLGLLLRRADDRSAVVWISFVPIYAISVALFFIAERYRLPLLVPLCVGSGIALDAFATYVTRRQWRTLALPLLALVVGLVAVNSPSSVGDDRWNEGLRMAQRLIILGRDAEAADWVRKLEPTAPRPGAAHYGAGVQYMLGGKNDRALTYLAEAQRLNPGGADLEYALGQALLKAGRAAEALPHLRKGVDAGTKARVAGYDLAVALQATGDPRGAAEAIKRITPAPGDDAEVWLQIGRLAAAVQAPDVAEPFFRRGAALAPGSAAARLQYGLNLLVLNRIEDAAREFGASARLDPRDADAFAHLAYCELVLGRLVEARTHADNALALNPTHALATAVRAKLQENS is encoded by the coding sequence ATGCGGAGACCTCGGGACTATTTCTTCGACCTCGCGTTGAGCTGGATTGGCGAACATCCGCACCGGGCGGTTTTCTTGTTCCTGAAGAAATTCGGCTACGTGTTTCACGCGCAGCATGTGGCGCTGCCGTACTCGTATCCGTTTTTTGCCTATGACGCCAATACCGCGCTGAGGTTCTACGCGATCGGCCCGTGGCTGTTGATGCCGCTCGGTGTGGTGGGACTTGGCCTGTTGCTTCGCCGTGCCGACGATCGTTCGGCCGTGGTCTGGATCTCGTTCGTTCCGATCTATGCGATTTCCGTCGCGCTGTTTTTTATCGCCGAGCGGTACCGGCTGCCGCTGCTGGTACCGCTCTGTGTTGGATCGGGCATCGCGCTCGACGCGTTCGCCACGTACGTGACGCGCCGGCAGTGGCGCACGCTCGCGCTCCCGTTGCTCGCCCTCGTTGTAGGCCTTGTGGCGGTCAACTCGCCCTCATCGGTCGGCGACGATCGATGGAATGAGGGTTTGCGCATGGCCCAGCGCCTGATCATCCTGGGACGTGATGCCGAAGCTGCGGACTGGGTTCGCAAGCTCGAGCCGACGGCGCCCAGGCCAGGCGCCGCCCATTACGGCGCCGGCGTTCAGTACATGCTCGGCGGGAAGAACGACCGGGCGCTCACGTACCTCGCCGAAGCTCAACGCCTGAACCCGGGCGGGGCCGACCTCGAATACGCGCTCGGCCAGGCGTTGCTCAAGGCTGGACGGGCCGCTGAGGCGCTACCCCATCTGCGAAAGGGCGTTGACGCCGGCACGAAGGCGCGTGTGGCCGGTTATGACCTTGCGGTCGCCCTGCAGGCCACCGGCGACCCCAGGGGCGCGGCAGAGGCCATCAAGCGCATCACTCCGGCGCCGGGAGACGACGCGGAGGTGTGGCTGCAGATTGGCCGCCTGGCGGCGGCCGTGCAGGCGCCTGATGTGGCCGAGCCGTTCTTCAGGCGTGGCGCCGCCTTGGCGCCGGGCTCCGCTGCGGCACGCCTGCAGTACGGACTCAACCTGCTGGTGCTGAACCGCATCGAAGACGCCGCGCGTGAGTTCGGGGCCAGCGCCCGGCTGGACCCTCGCGACGCCGATGCGTTCGCGCACCTGGCCTACTGCGAGCTCGTGCTGGGACGCCTTGTCGAAGCGCGCACGCACGCCGACAACGCACTCGCGCTCAACCCCACGCACGCGCTGGCGACCGCCGTGCGCGCGAAGCTCCAAGAAAATTCGTAG
- a CDS encoding VWA domain-containing protein, with protein MKSPARSCRMPLLPLVLALAIVAAPDAQQLPTFRSAVTLVTVDVSVLDRDGKPVPGLAAGDFEVKLNGKVRPVKVLSFVQAAGALAPTAAAVVPKLAEAPEGVRQGRQTVTNEGVVAAAVKAGEDRVFVLLIDDLSFAPMRGKAMFLAAKKFVSNLPASDVVGLATTSGTAAINPTTDRTRIRSALDHVAGEASDFQALTPPGADAADTASPDADGSVGVHQALEISNGNNEVLKVAIANACFEGKRSLPDSPVDSTVLEVLMAQNDCAAQVGRQARTIATQVKQVTRRQVASYVSVIEAMKAATGLRHLVVMSDGLAVGRDASQLTPLARAAAAAGVQVSVLMEERDLSLTDGGRRQRAPSNAAPPPITDTGAPQRRIEDNAMFLAGAQLAAEMAGGQFYRIIGQPDTFFARVRNASSAVYRLGVEPPPDVEPSRITSVEAKVGRKGLTVLANRHGVAPPLSPFAPAEPTVDDKLRTAIGQGQSHGAVPLKVATALRRSSSSSLDLSVNAEIPGTVRGPLVAMFGLVKDGAALGPSPPAVVRSPCPPPASRSPCPCRCRLNPAPINCGWPWPMPQALWARWRCR; from the coding sequence ATGAAGAGCCCAGCCCGTTCCTGCCGGATGCCCCTGCTCCCACTGGTGCTTGCTCTGGCCATTGTGGCCGCTCCTGACGCGCAGCAACTACCGACGTTCCGAAGCGCGGTCACACTCGTGACCGTGGATGTGTCCGTTCTCGACCGGGACGGCAAGCCTGTGCCCGGCCTCGCGGCCGGTGATTTTGAAGTGAAACTGAACGGCAAGGTCCGCCCTGTGAAGGTACTGAGCTTCGTGCAGGCGGCCGGGGCACTTGCGCCGACCGCCGCAGCCGTTGTGCCCAAACTGGCCGAGGCCCCGGAGGGCGTTCGGCAGGGGCGCCAGACGGTCACGAACGAGGGCGTCGTGGCCGCGGCCGTTAAGGCGGGTGAAGATCGGGTGTTTGTCCTCCTCATCGATGATTTGTCGTTTGCGCCGATGCGCGGCAAGGCGATGTTCCTGGCGGCAAAGAAGTTCGTTAGCAACCTGCCGGCTTCCGACGTCGTCGGCCTGGCCACGACCAGCGGAACGGCCGCCATCAATCCCACGACTGATCGGACCAGGATTCGCTCGGCCCTTGATCATGTCGCCGGCGAAGCGAGCGATTTCCAGGCGTTGACACCTCCCGGCGCCGATGCGGCCGACACCGCGTCTCCCGATGCCGACGGGTCCGTCGGAGTCCACCAGGCCCTTGAGATCTCGAATGGTAACAACGAGGTTCTCAAGGTGGCGATTGCCAATGCCTGCTTCGAAGGGAAACGGTCCCTTCCCGACAGCCCGGTTGACAGCACGGTGCTCGAAGTTCTCATGGCACAGAACGACTGCGCGGCACAAGTCGGCAGACAGGCCAGGACCATTGCCACGCAGGTCAAACAAGTCACGCGACGGCAGGTCGCATCTTATGTTTCGGTGATCGAAGCCATGAAGGCCGCGACGGGCCTTCGGCATCTCGTAGTGATGTCTGATGGCCTGGCCGTTGGGCGTGATGCCTCGCAGCTGACGCCACTCGCGAGGGCGGCGGCTGCCGCGGGCGTTCAGGTCAGCGTCTTGATGGAGGAGCGCGACCTGAGCCTGACGGATGGCGGGCGGCGACAGAGGGCGCCATCGAATGCAGCTCCTCCCCCGATCACCGACACAGGTGCACCGCAGCGCCGCATCGAAGACAACGCGATGTTCCTGGCCGGCGCACAGCTGGCCGCCGAAATGGCGGGAGGGCAGTTCTATCGGATCATCGGCCAGCCAGACACGTTCTTCGCTCGGGTGCGAAATGCCAGTTCCGCCGTGTATCGCCTGGGCGTCGAGCCACCGCCCGACGTCGAGCCGTCGCGCATCACGAGCGTCGAAGCCAAGGTGGGTCGCAAGGGTCTCACCGTGCTCGCGAATCGTCACGGCGTGGCACCACCGTTGTCGCCGTTCGCCCCCGCAGAGCCAACTGTGGACGACAAACTCAGGACGGCGATCGGCCAGGGCCAGTCGCACGGTGCCGTGCCTCTCAAGGTGGCCACTGCACTCCGCCGATCGTCATCGTCCTCCCTGGACCTCAGCGTGAATGCGGAGATCCCCGGCACCGTGCGTGGGCCGCTGGTGGCGATGTTCGGCCTGGTGAAGGACGGCGCCGCGCTGGGGCCATCACCACCGGCCGTCGTGAGATCGCCGTGCCCGCCGCCGGCGAGCCGTTCACCTTGTCCGTGTCGCTGCCGGCTGAACCCGGCTCCTATCAACTGCGGCTGGCCGTGGCCGATGCCACAGGCGCTCTGGGCGCGCTGGAGGTGCCGGTAG
- a CDS encoding PIN domain-containing protein has product MKLLDVNVWLAASWGRHAHHSIAKRWMDQEDDDLAFCRVTEMAFLRLVSNPAVTGTDVQTRKQGWDLLLALQDDPRVRFLGEPRGLAPVWITLSKRNDKSHLLWTDDYLAAFAQSAPATLVTLDRKIRTRYPSVDVLALA; this is encoded by the coding sequence ATGAAATTACTGGATGTGAACGTGTGGCTCGCTGCTTCGTGGGGCCGCCATGCGCATCATTCGATCGCCAAACGCTGGATGGACCAGGAAGATGATGATCTGGCGTTTTGCCGGGTCACCGAGATGGCCTTCCTGCGCCTGGTCAGCAATCCGGCGGTGACGGGGACGGACGTTCAGACGCGGAAACAGGGGTGGGACCTGCTGCTGGCGCTCCAGGACGACCCGCGGGTCAGATTCCTCGGCGAGCCACGCGGCCTGGCGCCGGTGTGGATCACGCTCTCGAAGCGCAACGACAAAAGCCACTTGCTCTGGACCGACGACTATCTGGCCGCGTTCGCCCAGTCTGCACCTGCCACGCTCGTCACGCTCGACCGGAAGATCCGGACGAGATACCCCTCTGTGGACGTGCTCGCGTTGGCGTAG
- a CDS encoding DUF420 domain-containing protein translates to MISVSDLPTLNASLNALCTVLLVIAYFHIRARRIEQHRKTMLAAFGTSVLFLISYVIYHAQVGSKPFPGTGMLRTIYFVILVPHIILAAAVVPLALMTLRRGLKRDDARHRAIARWTLPIWLFVSVTGVIVYLMLYWPRPAA, encoded by the coding sequence ATGATCTCGGTAAGCGACCTTCCGACACTGAACGCATCGCTGAACGCGCTCTGCACGGTGCTGCTGGTTATCGCGTACTTCCACATTCGGGCGCGGCGCATTGAACAGCATCGAAAGACGATGCTGGCGGCGTTTGGGACGTCGGTGTTGTTTCTGATTTCTTACGTGATTTATCACGCGCAGGTGGGGTCGAAGCCGTTCCCGGGCACCGGAATGCTGCGCACGATCTACTTCGTCATTCTGGTGCCGCACATCATCCTGGCGGCGGCCGTGGTGCCGCTCGCACTCATGACGTTGCGGCGCGGACTGAAACGCGATGATGCCCGCCATCGCGCCATCGCGCGGTGGACACTGCCCATCTGGCTGTTTGTCTCGGTGACCGGCGTTATCGTCTATCTGATGTTGTACTGGCCACGACCCGCTGCCTGA
- a CDS encoding sulfatase-like hydrolase/transferase: MIRRGASVGLVALVVAAGTAWLLNRTPAYELGQQADQNILLVTIDTLRADALGSYGGAAATPNLDALAAHGARFTFAHSHAVVTLPSHTSILTGQLPYEHGMRDNAGFRVKDGTATLATRLKPLGFSTGAFVGGFPLTKRFGLSPGFDVYDDQISEMKSDVTFTLPERRADEVVTRALDWVRRTPGKFFGWVHVFDPHSPYKPPAEFAGKSPRPYDDEVAWVDHALEPLLTHLATLSRPTTVIVTSDHGESLGEHGEETHGMFAYEGTLRVPLIVATIQPGGAAATRGKTINTPARHIDIAPTVLDAVGVPVDPKWLGTSLRPLIADGDGPDRPSYFESMTFNLVRGWAPLRGVLQERTKYIDQPIPEIYDLAADPGESSNMASRQPERLQVLTNLLRTFSTAAPDRPGQISASEREALRSLSYISGSAPERTVFTEADDLKNLVTIDRDLHRASEFFRENRTAEGVQMLRSVISRRPDTADAYISLAYSEWESGQWPAAIATLEAGLAAGAPDRDLRIRLGIYLAESGTNLPKAIALLESLPDTDVEGLNALGLAYGRAGRFRDAIVVFQKILTLDTTSGLAHQNIATMLLEEAGRPGGDRGAKLREAEQFARRAVDIDPSLAKGFTTLGVILAQTNRKPDAIESWKRAVQLDPNEFDALYNLIVLLADAGRIGEARTFGEQYVRTAPPQLAGDVEAIRQLLRR; this comes from the coding sequence ATGATTCGTCGCGGGGCGTCCGTGGGCCTGGTGGCCCTCGTTGTGGCCGCCGGCACGGCCTGGCTGCTGAACCGTACCCCGGCGTACGAACTCGGCCAGCAGGCCGACCAGAACATCCTGCTCGTCACCATCGACACCCTGCGCGCCGACGCGCTGGGGTCGTACGGCGGCGCCGCAGCCACGCCAAACCTGGATGCGCTCGCCGCGCACGGCGCGCGCTTCACCTTCGCGCACTCCCACGCGGTGGTCACGCTCCCCTCACACACATCGATCCTCACGGGGCAGCTGCCGTACGAACACGGCATGCGCGACAACGCCGGGTTTCGCGTGAAAGACGGCACGGCCACACTCGCCACTCGTCTGAAGCCGCTGGGTTTTTCGACCGGCGCCTTCGTCGGGGGGTTCCCGCTCACCAAACGGTTCGGCCTGTCGCCGGGGTTTGACGTCTACGACGATCAAATCAGCGAGATGAAGAGCGACGTCACGTTCACGCTGCCCGAACGGCGGGCCGATGAAGTAGTGACACGTGCGCTCGACTGGGTCCGTCGCACACCTGGGAAGTTCTTTGGGTGGGTGCACGTCTTCGACCCGCACTCGCCCTACAAGCCGCCCGCCGAGTTCGCCGGCAAGTCGCCCCGCCCGTACGACGACGAAGTGGCGTGGGTGGATCACGCACTTGAACCACTGCTCACACACCTGGCCACGCTCTCGCGGCCCACCACGGTGATCGTCACGTCCGACCACGGCGAGAGCTTGGGCGAACATGGCGAAGAAACACACGGCATGTTCGCGTACGAGGGCACATTGCGTGTGCCGCTGATCGTGGCGACCATCCAGCCGGGCGGCGCCGCTGCGACACGCGGCAAAACGATCAACACGCCCGCTCGCCACATCGACATCGCCCCAACAGTGCTCGACGCCGTGGGCGTTCCCGTGGACCCGAAATGGCTGGGCACATCGTTGCGCCCGCTCATCGCCGATGGCGACGGCCCCGACCGGCCCAGCTACTTCGAATCCATGACTTTCAACCTCGTGCGCGGCTGGGCACCGCTCCGAGGCGTGCTGCAGGAGCGCACGAAATACATCGACCAGCCCATCCCCGAAATCTACGACCTGGCGGCAGACCCGGGCGAGTCGAGCAACATGGCATCCCGCCAACCCGAGCGGCTGCAAGTGCTGACGAATCTGCTTCGTACCTTCAGCACGGCGGCGCCTGATCGACCGGGACAGATTTCCGCCTCGGAGCGGGAGGCCTTGCGGTCGCTGAGCTATATCTCGGGCAGCGCGCCGGAGCGGACGGTGTTTACCGAAGCCGACGACCTCAAGAACCTGGTCACCATCGATCGCGACCTGCATCGCGCCTCCGAATTTTTCAGGGAGAATCGCACGGCTGAAGGCGTACAAATGCTTCGCAGCGTCATCTCCCGTCGTCCCGACACGGCCGACGCGTACATTTCGCTGGCGTACTCGGAGTGGGAGTCGGGCCAGTGGCCGGCGGCGATCGCCACGCTCGAGGCGGGCCTGGCGGCCGGCGCACCGGACCGAGACCTGCGCATCAGGCTCGGCATTTACCTGGCCGAGAGTGGCACCAATCTTCCGAAGGCGATAGCCCTGTTGGAATCTCTGCCGGACACCGACGTGGAGGGCCTCAACGCCCTCGGCCTTGCGTACGGTCGCGCGGGGCGCTTCCGGGACGCCATCGTGGTGTTCCAGAAAATTCTCACGCTCGACACCACCAGCGGCCTCGCGCATCAGAACATTGCGACGATGCTGCTGGAAGAGGCGGGGCGGCCCGGCGGTGACCGTGGTGCGAAACTACGCGAAGCAGAACAGTTCGCACGACGCGCGGTGGACATCGATCCGTCGCTGGCAAAGGGCTTCACCACACTGGGAGTCATTCTGGCGCAGACCAACCGGAAGCCTGACGCGATCGAGAGTTGGAAGCGCGCAGTGCAGCTGGACCCGAATGAGTTCGACGCACTCTATAACCTAATCGTATTGCTCGCCGACGCGGGCCGCATCGGTGAAGCACGCACGTTCGGCGAGCAATACGTCCGGACAGCGCCGCCGCAACTGGCCGGTGACGTCGAAGCGATCCGACAACTGCTGAGACGATGA
- the cyoE gene encoding protoheme IX farnesyltransferase, with amino-acid sequence MPSTPSRVADWITLAKIRVNTLVVATTAGGYYMATPGDVDLTRLAVTCAGTALVAGGAAAFNQVSERDTDALMDRTKNRPVAGLRMSPREGRIVAAVFSAVGLGILGGAVSMLAMWVALATLFSYVLCYTPLKRYTSFATVVGAVPGALPPMIGWAAARGSIDELAGWSLFFIMFIWQLPHFLAIAWIYREDYGRAGLPMLPVIDHTGAMTGRQMALWAATLVPVSVMPTVVNLADQTYAIGVLILGLMQFALTVRFAWSRTKTNARVVFYASIIYLPLLWILMAIAKLGT; translated from the coding sequence ATGCCATCCACACCTTCGCGCGTGGCCGATTGGATCACGCTTGCCAAGATCCGGGTGAATACCCTGGTTGTTGCCACCACCGCAGGTGGCTACTACATGGCCACACCCGGCGACGTGGACCTGACGCGCCTGGCCGTGACGTGCGCCGGCACGGCGCTTGTGGCAGGCGGCGCGGCCGCGTTCAACCAGGTCAGCGAGCGCGATACCGACGCTCTGATGGACCGCACGAAAAACCGGCCTGTGGCGGGGCTCCGGATGTCGCCGCGCGAAGGCCGCATCGTTGCGGCAGTCTTCTCGGCCGTGGGGTTGGGCATTCTCGGCGGCGCGGTGAGCATGCTGGCGATGTGGGTGGCGCTGGCCACGCTGTTCAGCTACGTCCTCTGTTACACGCCGCTCAAACGCTACACGTCGTTTGCCACCGTGGTCGGCGCCGTGCCGGGTGCGCTGCCGCCGATGATCGGCTGGGCCGCCGCGCGCGGGTCGATCGACGAACTGGCGGGCTGGTCGTTGTTCTTCATCATGTTCATCTGGCAGCTGCCGCACTTCCTGGCCATCGCGTGGATCTACCGGGAAGACTACGGCCGCGCCGGACTGCCGATGTTGCCGGTGATCGATCACACGGGCGCCATGACCGGTCGCCAGATGGCCCTCTGGGCCGCCACCCTGGTGCCGGTCAGCGTGATGCCCACGGTGGTGAACCTGGCCGACCAGACGTACGCCATCGGCGTGTTGATACTCGGCCTGATGCAGTTTGCGCTGACCGTCCGCTTCGCCTGGTCGCGCACCAAGACCAACGCGCGCGTGGTGTTCTACGCGTCGATCATCTATTTGCCGCTGCTGTGGATTCTGATGGCGATCGCGAAGTTGGGAACTTAG
- a CDS encoding serine hydrolase translates to MTREQRLPWLVACGVVAWAAAVTMPQAQVATPATTGAARVDATRLAKIDEVVAEAIAEKKLPGAVVLVGQGDTVVFRKAYGHRALVPAPEVMTLDTMFDMASLTKVIATTSAVMMLVEDGKIRLSDPVDSVHPRLREVRQRSRHRPPPPDAHVRPSARCGPG, encoded by the coding sequence ATGACGCGAGAACAACGGCTCCCGTGGCTGGTGGCATGTGGAGTGGTGGCCTGGGCCGCGGCGGTGACGATGCCGCAGGCGCAGGTGGCGACGCCCGCCACAACGGGTGCGGCCCGGGTGGATGCCACCCGGCTTGCGAAGATCGACGAGGTCGTCGCCGAGGCGATCGCCGAGAAGAAACTGCCGGGTGCCGTGGTGCTGGTCGGCCAGGGCGACACCGTCGTGTTTCGAAAGGCGTACGGCCATCGCGCGTTGGTGCCCGCGCCCGAGGTGATGACCCTCGACACGATGTTCGACATGGCCTCGCTGACCAAGGTCATCGCCACCACAAGCGCGGTGATGATGCTGGTCGAAGACGGCAAGATCCGCCTGAGCGATCCGGTGGACTCAGTTCATCCCCGACTTCGCGAAGTACGGCAAAGATCGCGTCACCGTCCGCCACCTCCTGACGCACATGTCCGGCCTTCGGCCCGATGTGGACCTGGCTGA
- a CDS encoding VWA domain-containing protein — protein sequence MTTDTLRRRALVPLAGLLGLAVTFGAFSTPELTATSQEEKILYLTVVDKDGKSVKDLTTPEVLIREDNQDREVVSVKRSTAPMAIVLLADTTKNAGEGSMMSGSTGGALGLGSFSPELIRDIRTAIGSFVKDMASVSPETQMELMEFGQAAITVTKMTSNVADLEKGVARLFPKPGAASVLLEAIIEASKSLTKAKSPRRNIVALNIEPGDEQSRQNIRQLHEELSKSHANLWAVSVQPGTNQNAVRGLVLEQLTANTGGRREFIHAQSALEAMMKNIVDNLNHQYEVVYKRPGGGKAQGVLVGVRRDGLKLYANRIPPA from the coding sequence ATGACGACTGACACACTTCGCCGCCGGGCCCTTGTGCCTCTGGCCGGCCTGCTCGGCCTTGCGGTGACGTTTGGGGCCTTCTCGACGCCCGAACTGACGGCGACCAGCCAGGAAGAAAAGATCCTCTATCTCACCGTCGTCGACAAGGACGGCAAGTCGGTGAAGGACCTGACGACGCCGGAAGTCCTCATCCGCGAAGACAACCAGGATCGCGAAGTGGTGAGCGTGAAGCGGTCGACAGCGCCGATGGCCATCGTGCTTTTGGCGGACACGACCAAGAACGCCGGCGAGGGCTCGATGATGAGCGGCAGCACTGGCGGCGCCCTGGGCCTCGGCTCCTTCTCGCCTGAACTCATCCGGGATATTCGCACCGCGATCGGTTCGTTCGTAAAGGACATGGCGTCCGTCAGCCCTGAAACGCAGATGGAATTGATGGAGTTTGGCCAGGCGGCGATCACCGTCACGAAGATGACGTCAAACGTGGCGGATCTTGAGAAGGGTGTGGCCCGGCTGTTCCCCAAGCCCGGGGCGGCCTCCGTGCTGCTCGAAGCGATTATCGAGGCGAGCAAGTCGCTGACGAAAGCCAAGTCGCCCCGCCGTAACATCGTCGCCCTCAACATCGAACCGGGCGACGAACAGAGCCGCCAGAACATCCGGCAGTTGCACGAAGAACTGTCGAAGTCCCACGCCAACCTCTGGGCGGTCTCGGTGCAGCCGGGCACGAATCAAAACGCGGTGCGTGGACTGGTCCTTGAGCAGTTGACCGCGAATACTGGTGGCCGGCGCGAGTTCATTCATGCGCAGTCGGCGCTGGAAGCCATGATGAAGAACATCGTGGACAACCTGAATCACCAGTACGAAGTGGTCTACAAGCGGCCCGGCGGCGGCAAGGCCCAGGGCGTGCTCGTGGGTGTCCGGCGTGACGGCCTGAAGCTCTACGCCAACAGGATTCCGCCGGCGTAG